A genome region from Schaalia sp. 19OD2882 includes the following:
- the pepN gene encoding aminopeptidase N translates to MPGLNLTRDEAAQRSSLVSVSHYDVVLDLTQGDTDFRSTTTVTFDATEGTSTFVDLVSSCIHSITLNGEGVGVDAHKDSRIELHGLAAHNTLVVDANCQYMHTGEGLHRFVDPADGQAYCYSQFEVPDARRVYASFEQPDLKATFRFTVTAPAGWKVFSNAPTPTPEVHTGEDGVERWTYHFATTEVMSTYITAIVAGPYVGQTSSLTSADGREIPLGVYCRASLEQHLDAERILDTTRKGFAFFEKQYGIAYPFTKYDQIFVPEYNAGAMENAGCVTFRDQYVYRTRPTEADLETRANTILHELAHMWFGDLVTMKWWNDLWLNESFAEFMSHLALAEGTEYVDAWTGFMLRKDWGLKQDQLPTTHPIMAEIRDLADVEVNFDGITYAKGAAVLRQLVSYVGRDAFLAGLHEYLSAHSYANATLADLMTELEKASGRDLSAWSKVWLEEAGVTLLRPTIEVGQDGRIVRVSVEQESFSEGSSLRPHRLAVAGYSLDEGGTLKRVLHEELDVEGASTEVASFAGAERPDFLLVNDGDLAYAKVRLDEQSLAFAVGNITAFTDSLTRNVVMACAWDMTRDGEMAASAYLELALSAIPVETNMPMLTLLLRHVDETVRTFVAPASRASAQVSVGQRLALLAKVAPQGSDQQQILVRAAARNASDADQAAWLRALLDGTETLEGLEVDVDLRWVLLFNLMRLGAASMADVEAMEAEDDTMTGRQNAAAARAARADEVVKYAAWESILRDASIPNDTRWAMVSGFWAQARTTPEEYTRFVDDYFTSLESVWAANTFHTAEDIVTLMFPSDLAGYVEGLDLGARGEAWIAEHPQAPGSLVRIIRERVAVARRQESVQAADA, encoded by the coding sequence ATGCCGGGCCTGAACCTCACGCGCGACGAAGCGGCACAGCGATCCTCCCTCGTCAGCGTCTCCCACTACGACGTCGTCCTCGACCTCACCCAGGGGGACACCGACTTCCGGTCGACCACGACCGTCACCTTCGACGCCACCGAAGGCACCTCCACCTTCGTCGACCTCGTGTCCTCCTGCATCCACTCGATCACCCTCAACGGCGAAGGTGTGGGCGTGGATGCGCACAAGGACTCGCGCATCGAATTGCACGGACTGGCCGCGCACAACACCCTGGTGGTCGACGCGAACTGTCAGTACATGCACACCGGCGAGGGCCTGCACCGCTTCGTCGACCCCGCCGACGGTCAGGCCTACTGCTACTCGCAGTTCGAGGTGCCCGACGCCCGCCGCGTCTACGCCTCCTTCGAACAGCCCGACCTCAAGGCCACCTTCCGCTTCACCGTGACCGCCCCGGCCGGGTGGAAGGTCTTCTCCAACGCCCCCACCCCCACCCCGGAGGTCCACACCGGCGAGGACGGAGTGGAGCGCTGGACCTACCACTTCGCCACCACCGAGGTGATGTCCACCTACATCACCGCCATCGTCGCTGGCCCCTACGTCGGCCAGACCTCGTCGCTGACGAGCGCCGACGGCCGCGAGATCCCACTGGGCGTGTACTGCCGCGCCTCCTTGGAACAGCACCTGGACGCCGAACGCATCCTGGACACCACGCGCAAGGGCTTCGCCTTCTTCGAGAAGCAGTACGGCATTGCCTACCCCTTCACGAAGTACGACCAGATATTCGTACCCGAATACAACGCCGGCGCCATGGAGAACGCCGGATGTGTCACCTTCCGCGACCAGTACGTGTACCGCACGCGCCCCACCGAGGCCGACCTGGAGACCCGCGCGAACACGATCCTGCACGAGTTGGCCCACATGTGGTTCGGCGACCTGGTCACCATGAAGTGGTGGAATGACCTGTGGCTCAACGAGTCCTTCGCCGAGTTCATGAGCCACCTGGCCCTGGCCGAAGGCACCGAGTACGTGGATGCGTGGACCGGCTTCATGCTGCGCAAGGACTGGGGCCTCAAGCAGGACCAGCTGCCCACCACCCACCCGATCATGGCCGAGATCCGCGACCTGGCCGATGTCGAGGTCAATTTCGACGGCATCACCTACGCCAAGGGGGCCGCGGTGCTGCGCCAGCTGGTGTCCTACGTGGGTCGTGACGCCTTCCTCGCCGGCCTGCACGAGTACCTCAGCGCCCACTCCTACGCCAATGCGACGCTGGCAGACCTCATGACCGAACTGGAGAAGGCTTCCGGTCGCGACTTGTCCGCCTGGTCGAAGGTGTGGCTGGAAGAGGCCGGTGTGACACTTCTTCGCCCCACGATCGAAGTGGGCCAGGACGGGCGCATCGTCCGCGTGAGCGTCGAGCAGGAGTCCTTCTCCGAAGGATCCTCCCTGCGTCCCCACCGTCTGGCTGTGGCCGGGTACTCCCTGGACGAGGGCGGAACCCTCAAGCGGGTTCTCCATGAGGAGCTCGACGTCGAGGGCGCCTCCACCGAAGTCGCCTCCTTCGCCGGAGCCGAGCGACCCGACTTCCTCCTCGTCAACGACGGGGACCTGGCCTACGCGAAGGTCCGCCTGGACGAGCAGTCCTTGGCCTTCGCCGTGGGCAACATCACCGCCTTCACCGATTCCCTGACCCGCAATGTCGTCATGGCGTGCGCGTGGGACATGACGCGTGACGGTGAGATGGCTGCCTCGGCCTACCTGGAGCTGGCTCTGTCCGCCATCCCGGTGGAGACGAACATGCCGATGCTGACCCTTCTTCTGCGTCACGTGGACGAGACCGTCCGCACCTTCGTGGCACCCGCGTCGCGCGCCTCGGCCCAGGTGTCAGTGGGTCAGCGTCTGGCACTGCTGGCCAAGGTCGCCCCCCAGGGCTCCGACCAGCAGCAGATTCTGGTCCGCGCAGCCGCCCGCAACGCCTCCGACGCCGACCAGGCCGCGTGGCTGCGCGCCCTTCTCGACGGCACGGAGACCTTGGAAGGTCTGGAGGTGGACGTGGATCTGCGTTGGGTCCTCCTGTTCAACCTCATGCGTCTGGGCGCCGCCTCCATGGCCGATGTCGAGGCGATGGAGGCCGAGGACGACACGATGACCGGGCGTCAGAACGCCGCCGCTGCCCGTGCCGCCCGCGCCGACGAGGTCGTCAAGTACGCCGCATGGGAGTCGATCCTGCGCGATGCCTCCATCCCCAATGACACCCGCTGGGCGATGGTCTCCGGCTTCTGGGCGCAGGCCCGCACCACCCCGGAGGAGTACACCCGTTTCGTCGACGACTACTTCACCTCGCTGGAGAGCGTGTGGGCGGCCAACACCTTCCACACCGCCGAAGACATCGTCACCCTCATGTTCCCCTCGGATCTGGCGGGCTATGTCGAGGGCCTGGATCTGGGCGCGCGGGGCGAGGCCTGGATCGCCGAGCACCCGCAGGCCCCCGGCTCGCTGGTGCGCATCATCCGCGAGCGGGTGGCCGTGGCACGCCGTCAGGAGTCGGTCCAGGCGGCCGACGCCTGA
- the ptsP gene encoding phosphoenolpyruvate--protein phosphotransferase, translating into MSAEHRILHGIGVSAGTACAPAAIVQAAPGVDTSEPASTDPAADGQRVRAALAAVSVGLKERAANAPAESRPILEATAKLAADRGLAKAVDKKLKKGLGVTAAVHAAVEEYAEMLKALGGYMAERATDLYDVRDRVTCELLGVPAPGVPQVDGPVILVARDLAPAETATLDPEVVLGIITEVGGPTSHTAILAAQLGIPAVVKATGILEVDNGDILALDGGVGEVIVSPSDEEVELLDERSRRRAKALAGSSGEGATYDGYKVKLLANIGTVDDAARAAVVDLEGAGLFRTEFLFLDRADAPSLEEQTQTYTKVLESFGERRVVVRTLDAGADKPLSFADLGEEENPALGRRGLRLCQVREDLIDTQLAALAAAHARTKTDLWVMVPMVSTMEETKWFADKARAAGLPKVGIMIEVPAAAIRAHQLLDIVDFASIGTNDLTQYTMAADRMDGELAPLLNPWQPAVLQMIKLACLGGRSTGKPIGVCGEAGGDPLLALVLTGLGVASLSMAPSKVNAVRAALRMHDLATCQQMAAYAVDAPTAEQGRENVLKLVSPAMLALV; encoded by the coding sequence GTGAGCGCCGAACACCGGATCCTTCACGGGATCGGGGTGTCCGCCGGCACCGCCTGCGCCCCCGCCGCCATCGTCCAGGCCGCCCCCGGCGTGGACACCTCGGAGCCCGCCAGCACCGATCCGGCCGCCGACGGCCAGCGCGTCCGCGCAGCCTTGGCCGCAGTCTCGGTGGGACTCAAGGAACGGGCAGCCAACGCCCCCGCCGAGTCGCGACCGATCCTGGAGGCCACGGCCAAACTTGCGGCCGACCGTGGCCTGGCAAAGGCCGTCGACAAGAAGCTCAAGAAGGGGCTTGGAGTCACCGCCGCCGTTCACGCGGCCGTCGAGGAGTACGCCGAGATGCTCAAAGCGCTCGGCGGCTACATGGCCGAACGTGCCACTGACCTCTACGACGTGCGTGACCGCGTCACCTGCGAACTGCTGGGAGTACCCGCGCCGGGTGTGCCCCAGGTCGACGGACCGGTCATCCTGGTCGCCCGCGACCTGGCGCCCGCCGAAACCGCGACCCTCGACCCGGAGGTCGTCCTCGGCATCATCACCGAGGTCGGAGGACCGACCTCGCACACGGCGATCCTTGCCGCCCAACTCGGTATTCCCGCCGTGGTCAAGGCCACCGGGATCCTGGAGGTCGACAACGGCGACATCCTTGCCCTGGACGGAGGCGTCGGTGAAGTCATCGTCTCGCCCAGCGACGAGGAGGTGGAGCTGCTCGACGAACGTTCACGGCGCCGCGCCAAGGCGCTGGCCGGCTCCTCGGGCGAGGGTGCCACCTACGACGGCTACAAGGTCAAGCTGTTGGCCAACATCGGCACCGTCGACGACGCCGCGAGGGCCGCAGTGGTCGACCTGGAAGGGGCGGGGCTGTTCCGCACGGAGTTCCTCTTCCTGGATCGCGCGGACGCCCCCAGCTTGGAGGAGCAGACACAGACCTACACGAAGGTCCTCGAGTCCTTCGGGGAACGCCGGGTCGTCGTGCGCACGCTGGATGCCGGCGCCGACAAGCCGCTGAGCTTCGCGGACCTGGGCGAGGAGGAGAACCCTGCCCTCGGCAGGCGCGGACTGCGTCTGTGCCAGGTGCGCGAGGACCTCATCGACACCCAGCTGGCCGCCTTGGCTGCCGCACACGCGCGTACCAAGACCGACTTGTGGGTCATGGTTCCCATGGTGTCCACGATGGAGGAGACCAAGTGGTTCGCCGACAAGGCCCGGGCCGCAGGTCTGCCGAAGGTCGGCATCATGATCGAGGTGCCCGCCGCCGCGATCAGAGCCCACCAGTTGTTGGACATCGTCGACTTCGCCTCCATCGGTACGAACGACCTCACCCAGTACACGATGGCCGCCGACCGGATGGACGGGGAACTTGCCCCGCTGCTCAACCCGTGGCAGCCGGCCGTCCTGCAGATGATCAAACTGGCCTGCCTGGGGGGCCGCTCCACCGGCAAACCCATCGGCGTGTGCGGCGAGGCCGGCGGCGACCCGCTGCTGGCACTGGTCCTCACAGGCTTGGGGGTTGCTTCCCTGTCGATGGCACCGAGCAAGGTCAATGCGGTGCGCGCCGCCCTGCGCATGCACGACCTGGCCACGTGCCAGCAGATGGCGGCCTATGCGGTGGATGCCCCCACCGCGGAGCAGGGCCGGGAGAACGTCCTCAAACTCGTCTCCCCGGCGATGCTCGCCCTGGTCTGA
- a CDS encoding HPr family phosphocarrier protein, translated as MISRTVTVASSVGLHARPAALLAEAVDESGVDVVISFDGEEADGASLLEIMTLGVKHGDEVTLSTEDDNAGAVLDSLVELLSRDLDKE; from the coding sequence ATGATTTCTCGCACCGTCACCGTCGCCTCCTCCGTCGGCCTGCACGCACGCCCGGCAGCCCTGCTTGCGGAAGCCGTCGACGAGTCCGGCGTCGACGTCGTCATCAGCTTCGACGGTGAGGAAGCCGACGGCGCCTCCCTGCTCGAGATCATGACCCTCGGCGTCAAGCACGGGGACGAGGTCACCCTGTCCACCGAGGACGACAACGCCGGGGCAGTCCTCGACTCTCTGGTCGAGCTGCTCTCGCGCGACCTCGACAAGGAGTGA
- a CDS encoding PRD domain-containing protein, with product MELLRVFNNNVVLARRQDGTEVILTGRGLGFQAKPGQKVDDTKIVRVFVPSDGRDPDHMGQLLAEIPPEHVQMVVTAMREAGIEDSSSPTLVLALADHLGFALARARKGDVIEYPLTGEVLHLYPEEYAKALALLNALAPQCDVPLPRAEATAFTLHLVNAGFSGGDLSWTYTMTGVIQQILDVAATGLGVTLDPESISVGRFITHLRYLFVRVRKDEQLRDHVGSVVRSIQEACPQASACAHTIAQLLELRLGDSLSEDEVAYLSLHLARLSAPAPQK from the coding sequence ATGGAACTGCTGCGTGTGTTCAACAACAATGTCGTGCTCGCCCGCAGACAGGACGGTACTGAGGTCATCCTCACCGGGCGTGGCCTCGGCTTTCAGGCAAAACCGGGTCAGAAGGTCGACGACACGAAGATCGTCCGCGTCTTCGTGCCCAGCGACGGCCGAGATCCCGACCACATGGGACAACTTCTGGCCGAGATCCCGCCCGAACACGTCCAGATGGTCGTGACGGCCATGCGCGAGGCCGGAATCGAGGACTCCTCCAGCCCGACCTTGGTCCTCGCCCTGGCCGACCACCTGGGCTTCGCCCTCGCTCGCGCCCGCAAGGGTGACGTCATCGAGTACCCACTGACCGGCGAGGTCCTTCACCTCTACCCGGAGGAGTACGCCAAGGCGCTTGCCCTTCTCAACGCCCTGGCCCCCCAGTGCGACGTGCCCCTGCCGCGCGCGGAGGCCACCGCATTCACCCTGCACCTGGTCAATGCCGGCTTCTCGGGCGGAGACCTGTCATGGACCTACACGATGACAGGAGTCATCCAACAGATCCTCGACGTGGCCGCCACCGGACTGGGAGTCACCCTGGACCCGGAGTCCATCAGTGTCGGCCGGTTCATCACCCACCTTCGATACCTATTCGTGCGCGTGCGAAAGGACGAGCAACTGCGCGACCACGTCGGAAGCGTCGTCCGTTCCATCCAGGAGGCCTGTCCGCAGGCCAGCGCCTGCGCGCACACCATCGCCCAGCTGCTTGAACTGCGTCTTGGCGATTCCCTGTCCGAGGACGAGGTCGCCTACTTGAGCCTGCACCTCGCACGACTTTCCGCCCCCGCCCCACAAAAGTGA
- a CDS encoding glucose PTS transporter subunit IIA, with the protein MATESQIAQAVLAGVGGADNIVGFTHCATRLRFELADVARADTDALDAADGVLGVVPQGGNRLQVVIGGAVAGVYAAMQNLPGMGAQMSDAEVKAAARSKARGKFAWADAFFEYLSDSFRPILGVLLGASLIIAFTAVLDALHIVDFRADDKSASWVFVDTMWRAVFYFLPIMVAYNAAKKLDIDPWLGATVMGALMTPDFIKLGNREHFPDLTCVTNTTLGTDDCTAHIFGLPLQMNDYGGNVFVPLIMVAVLALLYKGLKKIIPTNVQMVFVPFISMLVMIPLTAFLLGPIGVWLGNGLGAGLAWMNTNAPFVFAIIIPMVYPFLVPLGLHWPLNALMLVNIQSLGYDFIQGPMGTWNFACFGATAGVLFLSLRDKDSQMRQTATGALAAGLLGGISEPSLYGIHLRFKRIYPLMLAGCATGGITIAILGLSSGGVKTGAFAFTSLLTIPVFNPMWVYGVAIAAAFTVAFFLVVTFDYRTKEQKAAARAAAVGSAPVHAVVEDEPASTPANPTTAVAAPVDGEVISLEDSGDKVFASGALGTGVALVPTSGSICAPVSGRLATVAKTGHAFGIKTDDGVEILVHVGIDTVQMDGDGFEVVVSKGQRVRVGDLLATVDLAKVEQAGYATTTLMTVTNSKALTSVQPRIGGRVRAGEMVIDVQR; encoded by the coding sequence ATGGCCACTGAATCCCAGATCGCACAAGCGGTCCTGGCAGGAGTGGGAGGCGCCGACAACATCGTCGGCTTCACCCACTGCGCCACACGACTGCGATTCGAACTCGCCGACGTCGCCCGCGCCGACACCGACGCCCTCGACGCCGCCGATGGTGTCCTCGGTGTGGTGCCCCAAGGAGGCAACCGACTCCAGGTCGTCATCGGCGGAGCCGTCGCAGGCGTGTACGCCGCCATGCAGAACCTGCCCGGCATGGGTGCACAGATGAGCGACGCCGAAGTCAAGGCGGCCGCACGCTCCAAGGCGCGCGGGAAGTTCGCGTGGGCCGACGCCTTCTTCGAGTACCTCTCCGACTCCTTCCGGCCCATCCTCGGCGTGCTGCTCGGCGCCTCCCTCATCATCGCCTTCACGGCGGTCCTGGACGCTCTGCACATCGTTGACTTCCGTGCAGACGACAAGAGCGCCTCCTGGGTCTTCGTCGACACCATGTGGCGAGCGGTCTTCTACTTCCTGCCGATCATGGTCGCCTACAACGCGGCGAAGAAGCTCGACATCGACCCGTGGCTCGGAGCCACCGTCATGGGTGCCCTCATGACCCCCGATTTCATCAAACTCGGGAACAGGGAACACTTCCCAGACCTCACCTGCGTCACCAACACGACGCTCGGCACGGACGACTGCACGGCCCACATCTTCGGTCTGCCCCTGCAGATGAACGACTACGGCGGCAACGTCTTCGTCCCGCTCATCATGGTCGCGGTCCTCGCCCTGCTCTACAAGGGTCTGAAGAAGATCATCCCGACGAACGTCCAAATGGTCTTCGTCCCCTTCATCTCCATGCTCGTCATGATTCCTCTCACCGCGTTCCTCCTCGGCCCAATCGGCGTGTGGCTCGGAAACGGACTGGGCGCGGGCCTGGCGTGGATGAACACGAACGCCCCCTTCGTCTTCGCGATCATCATCCCGATGGTCTACCCCTTCCTCGTCCCGCTCGGCCTGCACTGGCCGCTCAACGCCCTCATGCTCGTCAACATCCAGAGCTTGGGATACGACTTCATCCAGGGTCCCATGGGTACGTGGAACTTCGCTTGCTTCGGCGCCACCGCCGGCGTCCTCTTCCTGTCCCTGCGGGACAAGGACAGCCAGATGCGCCAGACCGCGACCGGCGCCCTCGCTGCGGGTCTCCTGGGCGGTATCTCCGAGCCCTCGCTGTACGGCATCCACCTGCGCTTCAAGCGCATCTACCCGCTGATGTTGGCAGGATGCGCCACCGGTGGCATCACGATCGCGATCCTGGGTCTGTCCAGCGGCGGCGTGAAGACCGGCGCCTTCGCATTCACCTCGCTGCTCACGATTCCCGTGTTCAACCCCATGTGGGTCTACGGCGTCGCCATTGCTGCGGCCTTCACCGTCGCATTCTTCCTCGTCGTCACCTTCGACTACCGGACCAAGGAGCAAAAGGCCGCAGCCCGGGCCGCCGCAGTCGGTTCGGCTCCCGTCCACGCTGTTGTCGAGGACGAGCCGGCCTCGACCCCGGCCAACCCGACCACGGCAGTTGCCGCACCCGTGGACGGTGAGGTCATCTCCCTGGAGGACTCGGGTGACAAGGTCTTCGCCTCGGGCGCCCTGGGCACCGGCGTGGCCTTGGTCCCCACATCCGGATCCATCTGCGCACCCGTCAGCGGACGCCTGGCCACCGTGGCCAAGACCGGCCACGCATTCGGCATCAAGACCGACGACGGTGTCGAGATCCTGGTCCATGTCGGCATTGACACCGTCCAGATGGACGGCGACGGCTTCGAGGTGGTCGTGTCCAAGGGACAACGCGTCAGGGTCGGTGACCTGCTGGCGACCGTCGACCTCGCAAAGGTCGAACAGGCAGGATACGCGACCACTACCCTCATGACCGTGACCAACTCCAAGGCTCTGACATCGGTCCAACCGCGGATCGGCGGCCGGGTCAGGGCCGGCGAGATGGTCATCGACGTCCAGCGCTGA
- a CDS encoding Lrp/AsnC family transcriptional regulator produces MLSAIVLINADVDSIPEVASAIADLEGVDVVYSVTGDIDLVALVRVRQHEDLAEVVSNRMGKVPGIRQMRTHIAFRSFASADLEEAFHIGLG; encoded by the coding sequence GTGCTCAGCGCCATCGTCCTCATCAACGCCGACGTCGATTCCATTCCCGAGGTCGCCTCCGCCATCGCCGACCTCGAAGGCGTGGACGTCGTCTACTCGGTGACCGGCGACATCGACCTCGTCGCACTCGTCCGCGTCAGGCAACACGAGGACCTGGCCGAAGTCGTGTCCAACCGCATGGGCAAAGTCCCGGGAATCCGCCAGATGCGTACACACATCGCCTTCCGATCCTTCGCCTCGGCCGACCTGGAGGAGGCCTTCCACATCGGCCTGGGCTGA
- a CDS encoding site-specific DNA-methyltransferase, with product MTQEEHYGLTWPGKAAAAASARTCADAVLVDVPEESEPGPDGAPSAHLFVEGDNLDALKLLTPHLAESVDLAYIDPPYNTGSDFVYDDSYALTRRQYRAMSGDRASEEEGRRHSAWLSMMLPRLMVARNLLAPSGVLLISVDHNEVAQLRLVGTEVFGPGSLVGDFTWVSNLKGRQISGVGPARTHESILCFARDPARVGRFTGDAAELRRIMPAVYKSPSYTVEHDARGPYVRKNELHNTNSRFNEVTAPTMVYRIHYQAETGRVRVSDIDDPTTFPGFVTAMPHPNAREGISWHAWRWSRSRVLADHEDLDFRVVDGRLRIWTKVRDVAGTALKDLVIGPSTSTGKAELQELGLKEVFETPKPRVLLETLVGSIAPKNALVLDFFAGSGTTGAAVMALNARDGGTRRFVLVQRAEAVAAGSHAERAGFADVAAIARERLRRDAECLSAATGQGAGRRADGASRALDLGFRLQRVAPRA from the coding sequence GTGACACAGGAGGAGCACTACGGGCTCACATGGCCGGGGAAGGCGGCGGCAGCCGCGTCGGCTCGCACATGTGCCGACGCCGTGCTGGTCGACGTGCCCGAAGAATCCGAACCCGGGCCCGACGGCGCCCCCTCTGCCCACCTCTTCGTCGAGGGAGACAACCTTGACGCCCTCAAACTGCTCACCCCCCACCTGGCCGAGTCCGTGGACCTGGCCTACATCGACCCGCCCTACAACACCGGATCCGACTTCGTCTACGACGACTCCTACGCCCTGACCCGCAGACAGTACCGCGCCATGTCGGGCGATCGCGCCAGCGAGGAGGAAGGACGGCGCCACAGCGCGTGGCTGTCCATGATGCTGCCCAGGCTCATGGTCGCCCGCAACCTGCTGGCCCCCAGTGGGGTCCTGCTGATCTCCGTCGACCACAACGAAGTCGCTCAACTGCGACTGGTCGGCACGGAAGTCTTCGGTCCGGGTTCCCTGGTGGGAGACTTCACGTGGGTCTCGAACCTCAAAGGACGCCAGATCAGCGGCGTCGGACCGGCACGTACGCATGAGTCGATCCTGTGCTTCGCGCGCGATCCCGCCAGAGTCGGACGCTTCACCGGCGACGCGGCCGAACTGCGCAGAATCATGCCGGCCGTCTACAAGAGCCCGTCCTACACCGTCGAACACGACGCGCGCGGCCCCTATGTGCGAAAGAACGAACTGCACAACACGAATTCCCGCTTCAACGAAGTCACCGCCCCCACCATGGTCTACCGCATCCACTACCAGGCGGAGACCGGCCGGGTGCGGGTCAGTGACATCGACGACCCGACGACCTTTCCCGGGTTCGTCACCGCCATGCCGCACCCGAATGCGCGCGAAGGCATCTCCTGGCACGCATGGAGGTGGTCGCGCTCGCGGGTACTCGCCGACCACGAGGACCTGGACTTCCGCGTGGTGGACGGGCGGCTGCGCATCTGGACGAAGGTGCGCGATGTGGCCGGCACCGCCCTGAAGGACTTGGTCATCGGCCCTTCGACATCGACCGGGAAGGCCGAACTGCAAGAGCTCGGGCTCAAGGAGGTCTTCGAGACCCCCAAGCCGCGAGTGCTGTTGGAGACCCTTGTGGGCTCGATCGCCCCGAAGAATGCGCTGGTCCTCGACTTCTTCGCGGGCTCGGGCACCACCGGTGCCGCGGTGATGGCGCTCAATGCCCGCGACGGGGGTACTCGGCGTTTCGTCCTGGTCCAACGGGCCGAGGCGGTGGCCGCCGGCTCACATGCCGAGCGCGCCGGTTTCGCCGACGTGGCGGCGATTGCGCGGGAGCGGTTGCGGCGGGACGCCGAGTGCCTTTCAGCAGCGACCGGGCAGGGGGCGGGGCGCAGGGCAGATGGGGCCTCAAGAGCCCTGGACCTGGGGTTTCGCCTGCAGCGGGTGGCTCCCAGGGCCTGA
- a CDS encoding LD-carboxypeptidase codes for MSALVTPPKSRPGDGIAVLSPSLAGPALGPQVHDQAMRRLEEATGLLPVEFPTTRDLRASFAARAADVEAALRDPDITAIIATVGGDDQVGVIGRIDPTLVREHPTTFLGHSDNTHLHHLWRSNGVRSYYGGSTMVHIGPGPAIDPVHLASLRAALVDGGRLEITEPGSSEDFGVEWSDPRALVENGGRTSTEPWRWAGEATVTGPTWGGCIETLTEVLLADRAGVAPGDLDGAVLLLESSEDIMPTRALLRFLRALGERGLLAAAGAVLFARPPVSNFDHVPSGRVRERMRAERYDTVVEVVGAYNPDAPVVCGVPFGHTKPQWILPHGGAITVDAGRKRLWADYD; via the coding sequence ATGAGCGCCCTCGTCACACCTCCGAAGTCCCGGCCGGGAGACGGAATAGCCGTCCTGTCACCCTCCCTGGCCGGACCGGCACTGGGGCCCCAGGTCCACGACCAGGCCATGCGCCGCCTCGAGGAGGCCACCGGTCTGCTCCCCGTCGAATTCCCCACCACCCGTGACCTGCGCGCAAGCTTTGCCGCACGTGCCGCCGACGTCGAGGCGGCCCTGCGTGATCCGGACATCACGGCAATCATCGCCACCGTGGGAGGCGACGACCAGGTCGGCGTCATCGGCAGGATCGACCCGACACTCGTGCGCGAACACCCGACGACCTTCCTCGGCCACTCCGACAACACGCACCTGCACCACCTCTGGCGTTCCAACGGGGTCCGCTCCTACTACGGGGGCTCCACCATGGTGCACATCGGGCCGGGACCGGCCATTGACCCCGTCCACCTGGCTTCCCTGCGGGCCGCCCTCGTCGACGGGGGCCGCCTGGAGATCACCGAGCCCGGAAGCTCCGAAGACTTCGGCGTCGAATGGAGCGACCCACGGGCACTGGTGGAAAACGGTGGACGCACGTCCACCGAACCCTGGAGGTGGGCAGGTGAGGCCACCGTCACCGGGCCCACATGGGGCGGGTGCATCGAGACCCTGACCGAGGTGCTGCTGGCCGACCGGGCAGGTGTGGCACCGGGTGACCTGGACGGTGCCGTCCTGCTGCTGGAGTCCAGCGAAGACATCATGCCCACCAGGGCACTGCTGCGTTTCCTTCGCGCCCTCGGGGAAAGAGGCCTGCTCGCAGCCGCCGGAGCCGTCCTGTTCGCCCGGCCACCAGTGTCCAACTTCGACCACGTGCCCTCCGGCCGGGTCCGGGAGCGCATGCGGGCCGAACGCTATGACACCGTCGTCGAAGTGGTCGGAGCCTACAACCCCGACGCCCCGGTCGTGTGCGGCGTCCCCTTCGGACACACCAAGCCCCAGTGGATCCTGCCCCACGGGGGCGCGATCACCGTCGACGCGGGCCGCAAGCGCCTGTGGGCCGACTACGACTGA